In Skermanella sp. TT6, one genomic interval encodes:
- a CDS encoding N-acetylglutaminylglutamine amidotransferase — MCGICGEIRLDRSAADGRAVNAMADVLAPRGPDSAGAFAQGRVAFGHRRLKIIDLSDAAQQPMVDPALGLTIVFNGCIYNYPELRAQLEGEGYRFFSHGDTEVMLKAYHAWGPRFVDKLYGMFAFAIWERESGRVVMGRDRLGIKPLYLAETPGMIRFASTLPALVAAGGIDTDIDPVALHHYMSFHAVVPAPMTILKGVRKLPPATLLTIEPDGTKREEVYWTVKFGPQAGDGSLSESDWQDLVLETLRKAVERRLVSDVPVGVLLSGGLDSSIIVALLAEAGQHGLQTFSIGFETVGNERGDEFQYSDIIAKRFETDHHKLFVDSSRTLPELQNCVCAMAEPMVSHDAIGFYLLSQEVAKHVKVVQSGQGADEIFGGYHWYPPMMESRDPVADYARVFFDRDQAEMAQVLDPRMLGDDYSRAFVERHFAQPGADRPIDKAMRLDTNVMLVDDPVKRVDNMTMAWGLEGRVPFLDHDLVELAARVPPELKIAEGGKYVLKEAGRRVVPSEVIDRPKGYFPMPALKYLRGPYLDLVRDVLNEPRARERGLFQRDYVDRLLAEPDSHITPLRGSKLWQVALLEFWLQTHGI; from the coding sequence CGGGTGGCGTTCGGCCACCGCCGCCTCAAGATCATCGACCTGTCCGACGCCGCCCAGCAGCCCATGGTCGACCCGGCCCTGGGCCTGACCATCGTGTTCAACGGCTGCATCTACAATTACCCGGAACTGCGCGCCCAGCTCGAAGGGGAGGGCTACCGGTTCTTCTCCCACGGTGACACCGAGGTGATGCTGAAGGCCTACCATGCCTGGGGGCCGCGCTTCGTCGACAAGCTCTACGGCATGTTCGCCTTCGCGATCTGGGAACGCGAGAGCGGCCGGGTCGTGATGGGCCGCGACCGGCTGGGCATCAAGCCGCTGTACCTGGCCGAGACGCCGGGCATGATCCGGTTCGCCTCGACCCTGCCGGCCCTCGTCGCGGCCGGCGGCATCGATACCGACATAGACCCGGTGGCGCTCCACCACTACATGAGCTTCCACGCCGTCGTGCCGGCCCCCATGACCATCCTCAAGGGCGTGCGCAAGCTGCCGCCCGCGACGCTCCTCACCATCGAGCCGGACGGGACGAAGCGCGAGGAGGTCTACTGGACCGTCAAGTTCGGCCCGCAGGCCGGTGACGGAAGCCTGTCCGAGAGCGACTGGCAGGACCTCGTCCTGGAGACCCTGCGCAAGGCGGTGGAGCGCCGGCTGGTGTCCGACGTGCCGGTCGGCGTGCTGCTGTCGGGCGGCCTCGACAGTTCGATCATCGTGGCGCTGCTGGCCGAGGCCGGGCAGCACGGACTCCAGACCTTCTCGATCGGGTTCGAGACCGTCGGCAACGAGCGCGGCGACGAGTTCCAGTATTCCGACATCATCGCCAAGCGGTTCGAGACCGACCACCACAAGCTGTTCGTGGACAGCAGCCGGACCCTGCCGGAACTGCAGAACTGCGTCTGCGCCATGGCGGAGCCGATGGTCAGCCACGACGCGATCGGCTTCTACCTGCTGTCGCAGGAGGTGGCGAAGCACGTCAAGGTGGTCCAGAGCGGGCAGGGGGCCGACGAGATCTTCGGCGGCTACCACTGGTATCCGCCGATGATGGAGAGCCGCGACCCCGTGGCGGACTATGCGCGCGTCTTCTTCGACCGCGACCAGGCCGAGATGGCCCAGGTGCTCGACCCGCGCATGCTGGGCGACGACTACAGCCGCGCCTTCGTCGAGCGCCACTTCGCCCAGCCCGGCGCCGACCGGCCGATCGACAAGGCGATGCGACTCGACACCAACGTCATGCTGGTGGACGACCCGGTCAAGCGGGTGGACAACATGACCATGGCCTGGGGGCTGGAAGGCCGCGTCCCGTTCCTCGACCACGACCTGGTCGAGCTCGCGGCGCGGGTCCCGCCCGAGCTGAAGATCGCCGAGGGCGGCAAATACGTGCTGAAGGAGGCCGGGCGCCGCGTCGTCCCGTCCGAGGTGATCGACCGGCCCAAGGGCTATTTCCCCATGCCGGCCCTGAAATACCTGCGCGGACCCTACCTGGACCTCGTCCGCGACGTGCTGAACGAGCCCAGGGCGCGCGAGCGCGGCCTGTTCCAGCGGGACTACGTCGATCGCCTGCTGGCGGAGCCGGACAGCCACATCACGCCGCTCCGCGGCTCCAAGCTCTGGCAGGTCGCCCTCTTGGAATTCTGGCTCCAGACACACGGCATCTGA
- the ngg gene encoding N-acetylglutaminylglutamine synthetase: protein MTQPPNPRSQHRLERRNAPSLRNWYSRDQHHPDQTGYEENATVDCGWGRLLFAHTFPDLPELAGALREETQGRRDIALYLRDPHVALSLAPQELFLDPSHTYRLWLENYRPSRRRPRGFTVRRLRTVEDAEAINRIYASRNMVQVPPHFFHDKRNSRVLTYFVAVDQATGNVIGSVTGVDHGRAFNDPENGSSLWCLAVDPQASFPGIGENLVRTLAEHFQARGRSFMDLSVMHDNVNAIALYEKLGFQRVPVFALKTKNSINEKLYVGPPPDETLNPYAMIIINEARRRGIGVEVVDAEGGYFTLSYGGRSITCRESLSELTTAVAMSRCDDKAVTRRLMVKAGLKVPAQQAAAKPEDDAAFLEKYGSIVVKPARGEQGKGITVDVRTPEAVAKAVAEARNHAETVLLEQFFQGDDLRIIVIDYRVVAAAIRRPAEVTGTGEHTVRELIEAQSRRRAAATGGESRIPMDAETERCVTANGFSMTDVLPEGQVLPVRKTANLHTGGTIHDVTDRLHRTLVDAAIAGAKALDIPVVGFDFLVPSVTGPDYVIIEANERPGLANHEPQPTAERFVDLLFPNTRLLSNG from the coding sequence ATGACCCAGCCTCCCAACCCAAGGTCCCAGCATCGCCTGGAGCGGCGCAATGCGCCGTCGCTCCGCAACTGGTACTCGCGCGACCAGCACCATCCCGACCAGACCGGCTACGAGGAGAACGCGACGGTCGATTGCGGCTGGGGCCGGCTGCTGTTCGCCCACACCTTCCCCGACCTGCCCGAACTGGCCGGGGCGCTGCGGGAGGAGACGCAGGGACGGCGCGACATCGCGCTGTACCTGCGCGACCCGCACGTGGCGCTGTCGCTGGCGCCGCAGGAGCTGTTCCTCGACCCGTCGCACACCTACCGGCTGTGGTTGGAGAACTACCGGCCGAGCCGGCGCCGGCCGCGCGGCTTCACGGTGCGCCGGCTGCGGACGGTGGAGGACGCCGAGGCGATCAACCGCATCTATGCCAGCCGCAACATGGTGCAGGTCCCGCCCCACTTCTTCCACGACAAGCGCAACAGCCGGGTTCTCACATACTTCGTCGCGGTCGACCAGGCGACCGGCAACGTGATCGGCTCGGTCACCGGCGTCGATCACGGGCGCGCCTTCAACGACCCGGAGAACGGCTCGTCCCTGTGGTGTCTGGCGGTCGATCCGCAGGCGTCATTCCCCGGCATCGGCGAGAACTTGGTGCGGACGCTGGCGGAGCATTTCCAGGCGCGCGGCCGCAGCTTCATGGACCTGTCCGTGATGCACGACAACGTCAATGCCATAGCCCTCTACGAGAAGCTGGGGTTCCAGCGGGTGCCGGTGTTCGCCTTGAAGACGAAGAACTCGATCAACGAGAAGCTCTATGTCGGGCCGCCGCCCGACGAGACGCTTAACCCCTACGCGATGATCATCATCAACGAGGCCCGGCGCCGCGGCATCGGGGTCGAGGTGGTGGACGCCGAGGGCGGCTATTTCACCCTCAGCTACGGCGGCCGGTCGATCACCTGCCGGGAGAGCCTCAGCGAGCTGACCACCGCGGTCGCCATGAGCCGCTGCGACGACAAGGCGGTGACGCGCCGGCTGATGGTCAAGGCGGGGCTGAAGGTCCCGGCCCAGCAGGCCGCTGCCAAGCCGGAGGACGACGCCGCCTTCCTGGAGAAGTACGGCTCGATCGTGGTCAAGCCGGCGCGAGGCGAACAGGGCAAGGGCATCACGGTCGATGTCCGTACGCCGGAAGCGGTCGCCAAGGCGGTGGCCGAGGCGCGCAACCATGCGGAGACCGTGCTGCTGGAGCAGTTCTTCCAGGGCGACGACCTGCGGATCATCGTGATCGACTACCGCGTCGTGGCCGCGGCGATCCGCAGGCCGGCCGAGGTGACGGGTACCGGCGAGCACACCGTGCGGGAGCTGATCGAGGCGCAGAGCCGGCGCCGTGCCGCCGCGACCGGCGGCGAGAGCCGCATCCCCATGGATGCCGAGACGGAGCGATGCGTCACCGCCAACGGCTTCTCCATGACCGACGTGCTGCCGGAAGGGCAGGTCCTGCCGGTCCGCAAGACCGCCAACCTTCACACCGGCGGCACTATTCACGACGTCACGGACCGCCTGCACAGGACGTTGGTGGATGCCGCCATCGCCGGCGCCAAGGCGTTGGATATACCCGTCGTCGGTTTCGATTTCCTCGTGCCGTCGGTGACGGGGCCCGACTATGTCATCATTGAGGCAAATGAACGTCCCGGCCTTGCCAATCATGAACCGCAGCCCACGGCCGAACGTTTTGTTGACCTTCTCTTCCCCAATACTAGGCTTCTGTCAAACGGATAA